One Sodalinema gerasimenkoae IPPAS B-353 DNA segment encodes these proteins:
- a CDS encoding response regulator transcription factor: MNILIVEDDLDIAQLLQQTLEPEGFNCHHAADGLAAIEAFREHQPDLIILDLMLPGLDGLEVCARIRQQPGEKDPYILMLTAKGEEIDRVIGLSTGADDYLVKPFSPRELVARVRALLRRSLRQGGQENMHRTAHFTLNLDRRTASRYLGDDPEPLDLTALEFNLLSTLMSYPGRVWSRSQLIDRLWGSDFFGDERVVDTHVARLRKKVEADPTQPQFVKTVVGVGYKFVDEPAMD, translated from the coding sequence ATGAATATCCTGATTGTCGAAGACGACCTAGACATCGCTCAACTCCTGCAACAAACCCTCGAACCCGAAGGGTTCAACTGTCATCACGCTGCCGATGGCTTGGCGGCCATTGAGGCATTTCGCGAACATCAGCCAGATTTAATCATCTTAGATTTAATGCTCCCGGGTCTCGATGGCTTGGAAGTCTGCGCCCGCATTCGTCAACAACCGGGGGAGAAAGACCCCTATATTCTCATGTTGACGGCGAAAGGAGAGGAAATCGATCGCGTGATTGGCCTATCGACGGGGGCTGATGACTATCTGGTGAAACCCTTTAGCCCTCGGGAGTTGGTGGCGCGGGTGCGGGCCCTACTGCGCCGCAGTCTACGCCAGGGGGGCCAGGAAAATATGCACCGCACCGCTCACTTTACCCTCAACCTCGATCGCCGCACGGCCAGCCGCTACCTCGGGGATGATCCCGAACCGCTGGATTTAACCGCCTTGGAATTTAATCTCCTCTCCACTCTTATGAGTTATCCGGGGCGAGTTTGGAGTCGTAGTCAACTTATCGATCGCCTCTGGGGGAGTGATTTTTTTGGCGATGAACGAGTGGTGGATACCCATGTAGCCCGATTACGCAAAAAAGTCGAAGCCGATCCCACCCAACCCCAGTTTGTCAAAACTGTGGTGGGAGTGGGCTATAAGTTCGTCGATGAGCCGGCAATGGATTAA